A DNA window from Centroberyx gerrardi isolate f3 chromosome 5, fCenGer3.hap1.cur.20231027, whole genome shotgun sequence contains the following coding sequences:
- the myh7ba gene encoding myosin, heavy chain 7B, cardiac muscle, beta a: MPRFDTQEFGEAAPFLRKTDLELLAAQTVAFDGKKRAWVPDEKEAYIEIEIKELSGDKIIVETKDKKKTLTVKEDDIQQMNPPKFDMIEDMAMLTHLNEASVLFNLRRRYSSWMIYTYSGLFCVTVNPYKWLPVYTATVVAAYKGKRRSEAPPHIYSIADNAYNDMLRNRENQSMLITGESGAGKTVNTKRVIQYFAIVAALGEASAKKGGTLEDQIIEANPAMEAFGNAKTLRNDNSSRFGKFIRIHFGPTGKLASSDIDIYLLEKSRVIFQQPGERSYHIYYQIMSQKKPELLDMLLVSTNPYDYHFCSQGVTTVENMDDGQELMGTDHAMDILGFLPDEKYGCYKIVGAIMHFGNMKFKQKQREEQAEADGTESADKASYLMGVSSADLIKGLLHPRVKVGNEYVVKGQNVEQVNYAVGALAKATYDRMFKWLVGRINRTLYTSLPRQYFIGVLDIAGFEIFDLNSFEQLCINFTNEKLQQFFNHHMFILEQEEYKREGIEWTFIDFGLDLQACIDLIEKPLGIMSILEEECMFPKATDGSFKAKMYDNHIGKSANFQKPRPDKKRKYEAHFELVHYAGVVPYNIIGWLDKNKDPLNETVVVCFQKSASKLLASLYENYVGSDSADPKTGGKEKRKKAASFQTVSQLHKENLNKLMTNLRSTQPHFVRCIIPNETKTPGIMDPFLVLHQLRCNGVLEGIRICRKGFPNRILYAEFKQRYRILNPHAIPDDKFVDSRKAAEKLLASLDIDHNQYRFGHTKVFFKAGLLGYLEELRDERLAKVLTMLQAVSRGKIMRMELLRMMERKEALMIIQWNIRAFNAVKHWPWMKLFFKIKPLLRSAATEKELATLKEELAKLKEALEKSEVKRKELEERQVSLTQEKNDLSLQLQAEQDNLADAEDRCDLLIKTKIQLEAKVKEMLERLEDEEEMNANVLAKKRKLEDECAELKKDIDDLEITLAKVEKEKHATENKVKNLIEEMAALDETILKLTKEKKALQEAHQQTLDDLQAEEDKVNTLTKAKAKLEQQVDDLEGSLEQEKKMRMDLERVKRKLEGDLKLSLESVMDLENDKQQLEEKLKKKDFEMNEISTKIEDEQALVIQLQKKIKELQARVEELEEELEADRACRAKVEKQRGDVARELEELSERLEEAGGATSAQIEMNKKREADFLKLRRDLEEAMLHHEATAAALRKKHADSVAELSEQIDSLQRVKQKLEKERSEAKMEADDLASTVEQLSKGKANSEKMCRLYEDQMNEAKAKVEELQRQLNETNSQRARAQAESAELGRKLEEREALVSQLQRTKNSFSQNAEEFKKQLEEESKAKNALAHALQSSRHDCDLLREQYEEEQEGKAELQRALSKANAEVAQWRTKYETDAIQRTEELEEAKKKLVTRLQEAEESVEASNAKCSSLEKTKHRLQTEIEDLVVDLERSNAAAAALDKKQRNFDKVLAEWKQKYEECQTELESSQKESRGLSTELFKLKNCYEEALDHLETTKRENKNLQEEISDLSDQISQGGKTIHELEKIKKGLDMEKSEIQAALEEAEGTLEHEESKTLRIQLELNQIKADVDRKLAEKDEEIDNLRRNHQRTLESMQTTLDAEAKSRNEAVRLRKKMEGDLNEMEVQLNHANRQASESQKLLRNLQVQIKDIQLELDETIHQNEELKEQAAVTERRNNLLAAEVEELRALLEQNDRARKLAEHELLESTERVNLLHSQNTGLINQKKKLESDLSILSSEVDDAVQECRNAEEKAKKAITDAAMMAEELKKEQDTSAHLERMKKNMEQTIKDLQMRLDEAEQIALKGGKKQVQKLEAKVKELENELESEQKKSQEYQKGVRKYERRIKELTYQTEEDRKNLARLQELIDKLQAKVKSYKRQAEEAEEQANTNLTKYRKIQHELDDAEERADVAESQVNKLRVRTRDQGGKLAE, encoded by the exons ATGCCCCGTTTTGACACGCAGGAGTTCGGGGAGGCTGCACCGTTTTTGCGCAAAACTGACCTGGAGCTGCTGGCTGCGCAGACCGTCGCTTTTGACG GTAAGAAGCGAGCATGGGTCCCTGATGAAAAGGAGGCTTACATTGAGATTGAGATCAAGGAACTCAGCGGAGACAAAATCATCGTTGAGACCAAAGATAAAAAGAAG ACCCTGACGGTGAAGGAGGATGACATCCAGCAGATGAATCCTCCTAAGTTTGACATGATCGAGGACATGGCCATGCTGACCCACCTCAACGAGGCCTCCGTGCTTTTCAACCTGCGCAGACGCTACTCCTCCTGGATGATCTAC ACGTACTCGGGCCTCTTCTGTGTGACAGTGAACCCGTACAAATGGCTGCCCGTCTACACAGCAACTGTGGTCGCTGCCTACAAAGGCAAGCGGCGCTCAGAAGCTCCGCCCCACATCTACTCCATCGCAGACAACGCCTACAATGACATGCTGCgca ATCGGGAGAATCAGTCCATGCTCATCAC CGGAGAATCCGGTGCTGGCAAAACTGTCAACACGAAACGTGTTATTCAGTATTTTGCCATTGTGGCCGCTCTTGGGGAAGCATCTGCTAAGAAAGGA GGCACCCTGGAGGACCAGATCATTGAGGCGAACCCCGCCATGGAGGCGTTTGGCAATGCCAAAACGCTGAGGAATGACAACTCATCCCGTTTT GGCAAGTTCATCAGGATCCACTTTGGACCCACTGGCAAACTGGCCTCATCTGATATCGATATAT ATCTTCTGGAAAAATCCAGAGTGATATTTCAGCAGCCTGGTGAGAGGAGCTACCACATCTACTACCAAATCATGTCCCAGAAGAAACCAGAACTTCTAG ACATGCTGCTGGTATCCACCAACCCCTACGACTACCACTTCTGCTCCCAGGGCGTGACCACCGTGGAGAACATGGATGACGGACAGGAGCTGATGGGCACTGAC CACGCCATGGACATCCTCGGCTTCCTGCCCGATGAGAAGTATGGCTGCTATAAAATAGTCGGAGCCATCATGCACTTTGGCAACATGAAGTTCAAGCAGAAGCAGCgggaggagcaggcagaggcgGACGGCACCGAGA GTGCGGACAAGGCCTCCTACCTGATGGGAGTCAGTTCAGCTGACCTCATCAAGGGCCTCCTGCACCCAAGGGTGAAGGTGGGCAACGAGTACGTGGTGAAGGGACAGAATGTTGAACAG GTTAACTATGCCGTTGGCGCTCTGGCCAAAGCCACTTATGACCGCATGTTCAAATGGCTCGTAGGACGCATCAACCGGACCTTGTACACCTCCCTGCCTCGCCAGTACTTCATAGGAGTGCTGGACATTGCCGGCTTTGAGATCTTTGAT CTCAACAGCTTTGAGCAGCTGTGCATCAACTTCACCAATGAGAAGCTGCAACAGTTTTTCAACCACCACATGTTCATCCTGGAGCAGGAGGAGTACAAGAGGGAGGGCATCGAGTGGACCTTCATCGACTTTGGGCTGGACCTCCAGGCTTGCATCGATCTCATTGAAAAA ccgCTGGGCATCATGTCCATCCTTGAAGAGGAGTGCATGTTCCCAAAGGCCACAGACGGCAGCTTCAAGGCCAAGATGTATGACAATCACATTGGCAAGTCGGCTAATTTCCAAAAGCCTCGGCCAGACAAGAAGCGCAAGTACGAGGCCCATTTTGAGCTGGTGCACTATGCCGGAGTG GTACCGTACAACATTATTGGCTGGctggacaaaaacaaagaccCCCTGAATGAGACGGTGGTGGTGTGCTTCCAGAAGTCCGCCAGCAAGCTGCTAGCCTCTCTGTATGAGAATTACGTCGGCTCAGACTCAG CAGACCCCAAGACGGGAGgcaaggagaagaggaagaaggctGCCTCGTTCCAGACTGTCTCTCAGCTTCACAAG gAAAATCTGAACAAGCTGATGACCAACCTCCGCAGCACCCAGCCCCACTTTGTTCGCTGCATCATCCCTAATGAGACCAAGACTCCAG GGATCATGGATCCATTCCTAGTGCTGCACCAGCTACGCTGCAATGGTGTGCTGGAAGGCATCAGGATCTGCAGAAAGGGCTTCCCCAACCGCATTCTCTACGCTGAGTTCAAACAGCG CTATCGCATCCTGAACCCACACGCCATCCCAGATGATAAGTTTGTGGACAGCAGGAAAGCTGCAGAGAAGCTGCTGGCCTCTCTGGATATAGATCACAACCAGTATAGATTTGGACACACCAAG GTGTTCTTCAAGGCTGGCCTGCTGGGCTATCTAGAGGAGCTGAGGGACGAGCGCCTGGCCAAAGTCCTCACAATGCTGCAGGCTGTCAGCCGCGGCAAGATCATGAGGATGGAGCTGCTGAGGATGATGGAGAGGAA GGAGGCTTTGATGATCATCCAGTGGAACATCCGGGCCTTCAACGCTGTGAAGCACTGGCCCTGGATGAAGCTCTTCTTCAAGATCAAGCCTCTCCTGAGGAGCGCCGCCACAGAGAAGGAGCTGGCCACTCTGAAGGAGGAGCTGGCCAAGCTGAAAGAGGCGCTGGAGAAATCGGAGGTCAAGCgtaaggagctggaggagaggcaggtCAGCCTGACCCAAGAGAAGAACGACCTCTCTCTACAGCTGCAGGCA GAGCAGGACAACCTGGCGGATGCTGAGGACCGCTGTGACCTGCTGATCAAAACTAAGATCCAGCTGGAGGCCAAGGTGAAAGAAATGCTGGAGAGgctggaggacgaggaggagatgaaCGCCAACGTGCTCGCCAAGAAGCGCAAGCTGGAGGACGAGTGCGCCGAGCTGAAGAAAGACATCGACGATCTGGAGATCACCCTGGCcaaggtggagaaggagaaacaTGCCACCGAGAacaag GTGAAGAACCTGATTGAGGAGATGGCAGCTCTGGATGAAACCATCCTGAAGCTGACCAAGGAGAAGAAGGCTCTCCAGGAGGCTCACCAGCAGACGCTGGACGACCTGcaggcagaggaagacaaagtcaACACTCTGACCAAAGCCAAGGCCAAGCTGGAGCAACAAGTAGATGAT TTGGAGGGCTCTCTAGAGCAAGAGAAGAAGATGCGCATGGACCTGGAACGGGTCAAACGTAAGCTGGAGGGGGATCTGAAGCTCTCCTTGGAGTCTGTTATGGACCTGGAGAATGACAAGCAGCAACTCGAAGAGAAGCTGAAAAA aaaagactttgaaatgaatgagatcAGCACAAAGATTGAAGATGAGCAAGCCTTGGTCATCCAACTCCAGAAGAAGATAAAGGAGCTACAG gCTCGTGTTgaggagttggaggaggagctggaggctgaCAGGGCCTGCAGGGCCAAGGTGGAGAAGCAGCGCGGCGATGTGGCTCGCGAGCTGGAGGAGCTCAGCGAGCGCCTGGAGGAGGCGGGCGGGGCCACCTCAGCCCAGATTGAGATGAACAAGAAGCGAGAGGCAGATTTTCTCAAGCTGCGGCGAGACCTGGAGGAAGCCATGCTGCACCATGAGGCCACGGCGGCTGCCCTGAGGAAGAAGCATGCAGACAGCGTCGCGGAGCTGAGCGAGCAGATCGACAGCCTGCAGCGCGTCAAGCAGAAGctggagaaggaaaggagcgaggCCAAGATGGAGGCTGACGACCTGGCCTCCACTGTGGAGCAGCTCTCCAAGGGCAAG GCAAACTCGGAGAAGATGTGTCGTCTGTATGAAGATCAAATGAATGAGGCTAAGGCCAAGGTGGAGGAGCTCCAGAGGCAGCTCAATGAGACCAACAGCCAAAGGGCCCGCGCTCAGGCCGAGAGTG ccGAGCTGGGCAGGAAGCTTGAAGAGCGGGAAGCCTTGGTCTCCCAGCTCCAGCGCACCAAGAACTCCTTCAGCCAGAATGCTGAGGAGTTCAAGaaacagctggaggaggagagtaaG GCTAAGAACGCCCTGGCCCATGCACTGCAGTCATCCAGACATGACTGCGATCTGCTGAGAGAGCAgtatgaggaggagcaggagggcaaggcagagctgcagagggctcTGTCCAAGGCCAACGCTGAGGTGGCCCAGTGGAGGACCAAGTATGAAACTGACGCCATCCAGAGGACTGAGGAACTGGAGGAGGCCAA GAAGAAGCTGGTGACACGActgcaggaggctgaggagTCGGTGGAGGCTTCCAATGCCAAGTGCTCCTCCCTGGAGAAGACCAAGCACCGGCTCCAGACGGAGATCGAGGACCTGGTCGTGGACCTGGAGCGCTCCAACGCTGCAGCTGCTGCCCTGGACAAGAAGCAGCGCAACTTTGACAAG GTGCTGGCTGAGTGGAAACAGAAGTATGAGGAGTGCCAGACAGAGCTGGAGAGCTCTCAAAAAGAGTCCCGCGGCCTGAGCACAGAGCTCTTCAAACTGAAGAACTGCTACGAGGAGGCCCTGGATCATCTGGAGACCACCAAGAGGGAAAACAAGAACCTCCAGG AGGAGATATCTGACCTGTCGGATCAAATCAGTCAGGGAGGGAAGACCATCCATGAGCTGGAGAAGATCAAGAAGGGTCTGGACATGGAGAAAAGCGAGATTCAAGCTGCACTAGAGGAAGCTGAA gGCACTCTGGAGCACGAGGAGAGCAAGACTCTGCGGATCCAGCTGGAGCTTAACCAGATCAAGGCTGACGTTGACAGGAAGCTGGCAGAGAAGGATGAGGAAATCGACAACCTTCG CCGTAACCACCAGAGAACCCTGGAGTCCATGCAGACCACCTTGGATGCTGAGGCCAAGTCTCGCAACGAGGCAGTGCGCCTGAGGAAGAAGATGGAGGGCGACCTGAATGAGATGGAGGTGCAGCTGAACCACGCCAACAGGCAGGCCTCTGAGTCCCAGAAACTCCTGAGAAACCTGCAGGTCCAGATCAAG GACATTCAGCTGGAGCTGGATGAGACCATCCACCAGAACGAGGAGCTGAAGGAGCAGGCGGCGGTGACGGAGCGCCGAAACAACCTGCTGGCTGCCGAGGTGGAGGAGCTCAGGGCCCTGCTGGAGCAGAACGACCGGGCACGCAAACTGGCCGAACACGAGCTGCTCGAGTCCACTGAGAGAGTCAACCTGTTGCACTCTCAG AACACAGGGTTGATCaaccagaagaagaagctggagaGTGATCTGTCCATACTGTCTAGTGAGGTAGACGATGCTGTGCAGGAGTGCCGCAATGCAGAGGAGAAGGCCAAAAAGGCCATCACTGAT GCAGCCATGATGgcagaggagctgaagaaggagCAGGACACCAGTGCCCAtctggagaggatgaagaagaacaTGGAACAAACCATCAAGGACCTGCAGATGCGTCTGGACGAGGCTGAGCAGATCGCCCTCAAGGGCGGCAAGAAGCAGGTCCAAAAGCTAGAGGCCAAG GTCAAAGAACTGGAGAACGAACTGGAATCTGAGCAGAAGAAGAGCCAGGAGTACCAGAAGGGAGTACGCAAGTATGAGAGGAGAATCAAAGAGCTCACCTACCAG ACGGAGGAGGACCGGAAGAACCTGGCCCGCCTCCAGGAGCTCATAGACAAGCTGCAGGCCAAGGTGAAGAGCTACAAGAGGCAGGCTGAGGAAGCG GAGGAGCAGGCAAACACCAACCTGACTAAGTACAGGAAGATCCAGCACGAGCTCGACGATGCAGAGGAGAGGGCCGATGTGGCCGAGTCGCAGGTCAACAAGCTCCGGGTCCGCACCCGGGACCAAGGTGGCAAG CTTGCTGAGTGA
- the snai1a gene encoding snail family zinc finger 1a codes for MPRSFLVKKYFAKQKPNYSELECQNDASLERYPLAELPSGDNSPATCFTTGLVWDLSVLPALYLPTSPTEPSAAPGPLDLSSPSSLSSNASSSGEEDEGRTSDPPSPEPTHTYAPRQRMKCTGSKAHAGPREEEEEEEREAPAAAAARPAFLCKHCPKEYTSLGALKMHIRSHTLPCVCTTCGKAFSRPWLLRGHIRTHTGERPFSCPHCNRAFADRSNLRAHLQTHAEVKKYQCGVCSRTFSRMSLLQKHSSSGCCSTAV; via the exons ATGCCTCGATCTTTCTTGGTCAAAAAGTATTTCGCCAAACAAAAGCCAAACTACAGTGAACTGGAATGTCAGAATG acgCCTCACTGGAGAGGTATCCCCTCGCTGAGCTGCCATCAGGGGACAACTCACCTGCCACCTGCTTCACAACAGGCCTGGTGTGGGACCTGAGTGTCCTGCCGGCCCTCTACCTGCCCACCTCCCCCACAGAGCCCTCTGCCGCCCCGGGCCCCCTGGACCTCAGCTCCCCGTCCAGCCTCAGCAGCAACGCCAGCAGTAGCGGGGAGGAGGACGAAGGGCGCACCTCGGACCCTCCCAGCCCCGAACCCACGCACACGTACGCCCCCCGGCAGCGGATGAAGTGCACCGGCTCCAAGGCCCACGCCGGTCcccgagaggaggaggaagaggaggagagagaggccccCGCCGCAGCGGCGGCCAGGCCGGCCTTCCTCTGCAAACACTGCCCCAAGGAGTACACCAGCCTGGGGGCTCTGAAGATGCACATCCGCTCGCACACCCTGCCCTGCGTGTGCACCACTTGTGGAAAGGCCTTCTCCAGGCCGTGGCTGCTGCGCGGCcacatccgcacacacacag gTGAGCGCCCGTTCTCCTGCCCCCACTGCAACCGGGCCTTCGCAGACCGCTCCAACCTGCGGGCCCATCTGCAGACCCACGCCGAAGTGAAGAAGTACCAGTGCGGCGTCTGCTCTCGCACCTTCAGCCGCATGTCCCTGCTGCAGAAACACAGCTCGTCGGGGTGCTGCTCCACCgccgtgtga